The Humulus lupulus chromosome 4, drHumLupu1.1, whole genome shotgun sequence genome has a window encoding:
- the LOC133833086 gene encoding exopolygalacturonase-like — MASRLAGHFAFLILLFVVITKVQSDQKVFNVINFGVIADGKTDNSKAFVDVWNQACSYSGRGVVLIPKGTYYASSMVFTGPCKGQTLFSINGNLKAPTDKKAWAGTESWISFRNIINLEISGGGSFDGQGPSAWPYNDCNTNPNCVQLPISIGLDFVNDSRIHDIKLINSKNFNMKVFGCLRTTIERIQITAPATSPNTDGIHIGSSTSIKIFDSLIATGDDCISIGPGTENLEVSGVTCGPGHGISIGSLGKYANEADVKNLVIQNCNLTGTDNGVRIKTWAPSPPSIVYNVTFENINMKDVGNPIIIDQQYCPSGNCGTQASSQVQITGVKLKNIFGTSKNKVAVNLNCSPSKPCQKIDLTDIDLIYNGQDGAATSSCSNARGIARGRQEPPSCL, encoded by the exons ATGGCTTCTAGATTAGCTGGTCACTTTGCATTCTTAATTCTTTTGTTTGTAGTAATCACCAAAGTCCAATCCGATCAGAAAGTTTTCAATGTAATCAATTTTGGTGTTATTGCTGATGGAAAAACTGACAACAGCAAG GCTTTTGTTGATGTATGGAACCAAGCTTGTTCATATAGTGGACGAGGTGTGGTGTTGATCCCAAAAGGGACATACTATGCGAGCTCTATGGTGTTCACCGGACCATGCAAGGGCCAAACCCTTTTCTCCATTAATGGTAACCTTAAGGCTCCAACTGATAAAAAAGCTTGGGCTGGTACTGAAAGTTGGATTAGTTTTAGAAACATTATTAACTTGGAGATTAGTGGAGGAGGCTCTTTTGATGGCCAAGGACCTTCTGCTTGGCCCTACAATGATTGCAATACTAACCCAAATTGTGTGCAACTTCCCATT TCCATTGGACTTGATTTTGTGAACGATTCACGGATCCACGACATAAAATTAATCAACAGCAAGAACTTCAACATGAAGGTTTTTGGGTGTCTTCGCACAACCATTGAACGCATTCAAATAACAGCTCCAGCCACAAGCCCCAACACTGATGGAATCCACATTGGTTCATCCACCAGCATCAAGATCTTCGACTCCTTGATAGCCACCGGCGACGACTGTATCTCGATCGGTCCAGGGACGGAGAACCTAGAAGTGAGTGGTGTGACATGTGGTCCTGGCCATGGAATCAGCATCGGAAGCCTTGGAAAATATGCTAATGAAGCTGATGTTAAAAATTTGGTCATACAAAATTGTAACTTGACTGGTACTGACAATGGAGTGAGGATCAAAACTTGGGCTCCTTCTCCTCCAAGTATTGTTTATAATGTCACCTTTGAGAATATCAACATGAAAGATGTCGGCAATCCCATTATTATTGACCAGCAATATTGTCCATCTGGAAATTGTGGTACTCAG GCTTCGTCCCAAGTTCAAATAACGGGTGTAAAGTTAAAAAATATTTTCGGCACTTCCAAAAACAAAGTTGCAGTAAATCTGAATTGCAGCCCTAGTAAACCTTGCCAAAAGATCGATTTAACAGACATAGATCTGATTTATAATGGCCAAGATGGAGCTGCTACTTCTTCGTGTTCTAATGCTCGTGGAATTGCTAGAGGCCGTCAAGAACCTCCCTCTTGCTTATAG